TTTTCGACGTCGTCCGCAGTATCACTCGGGGTTGGCTCGTCGGTCAGCACGACCGATCTGAAGGTGTCACCCACCGGGGTCGGCTCGATGTCTCCGATTACCTTCGCTGTCAGGTCGACGGTTAGCTGCATCACCTGCGGTCCGGAGGAGGCAATCCCGCTTGGGACCGGGACCGCTGGGCTGTAGTCAGTAACGGTGAAGGTCGTGCCGTCGGGCGCCAAGCCCTCCTCCCCGATCTGTAGGACCGCACCGTCTACGCAATTCGCCTCGTCGGCCGCGCTCTGCTGACGTGGAACTCCCGAAGCGGTCCCTGGCGATCCTGACGAGTCCGCGTCACCTCCGCAGCTCGCGGTCGCGACCACGCTGGCGGCGAGAACGCCGCTCAGGATGCTCCTACGAGTGGCCCTTGAATCAGTACGGGAGTAGTTCATTGAGTCCTCCACATGAAGAGTCGATGGCTCATGAACTCGTTGAGAGCATGCAGCTGCCCGGATAGTTCCGAGCATTGTGCGGCACATGAGGGACCTCTATTGGGCGCAGAGGGGTCCGTAACCTGCCGCGGGACGCCGTAGAGGTCCATAACCTGCCGCAGGTGGTATGCGGAAGGCGCCCGGATGCGGGCTAGTGGGTGAGCGAGCTCGCAGCGGCCGTGACGATGGAGTCGTTGCCGATCTCGCGGCGTGCCCACGCGAGGTGCTCGGGGCTGCCAAACTCGAAGCCCTGCTGGTTGACCAGCCGGCTCATTGTGGCGACGGCGATCTTGGCCTGCTTGGGTTGGTAGCCCAGATCCATGATCGCGTTGCACATCCGGTTCATCTGGTCCAGGCCGATGTTCATCATGCTGCATTTCTCCTTCCGCGCAGTACGGCGCGAGCGACGTGGCGTTCAGTCAACTGCGCGGATCTGTCCGACGCCCGAACTCGGCGCGCACGTCATGTGAACGATTACGTGGCGTTTTAGTTCCACCGGCGGCGACGACGCGGCGTACTCGCCGGCTCACCGATCACCGGCAGGTCGCGGTGCGTCGATGAGGACAGCCGCTGGCGCAACAGCTCCGGTCCGCGGATTCGCCGTCCCCGACGATGTTCACGGAACGCCTTGATGCGCTTAAGAAGTAGCCACACGATGAGTACGCCGGCCAGCAGCAGCACGAGCGCGATCGACGCGCTCAGCCACGGGTGCGCGACCGCGAGCGCGATCAGCCCGACGACGGTGACGTCCTCGGCCGAGCTGATGGCGATGTTGGAAAAGGGCTCAGGTGAGCCGTTGACGCCAAGCCGGCTAAACGACTTCACGCCGTGGCTGGCGAGCGCGGTCGCACCGCCGCCCAACGTGGCAAAGACCGCCTCGTAGCCGCCGGCGTCCTTGGTGAGCAGGTAGCCCAGCCCGGCACCCACGACGGGGCGGATGAAGGTGTGGATGCTGTCCCACATCGAGTCGAAGTAAGGCACCTTGTCGGCGACAAACTCCGCGGAGAAGAGCACCGCGGCGATGACCAGTACCCAGGTGCGGCCAAGTCCGGCCGGGATGGCCTCGACGCCTCCGACCCGACTGAGCAGGCCGAGAGCGAGGACAGTGGCATACGCGTTCACCCCACTGGCCCAGCCAGCGGTGAACACGGACGGCAGCAACTCGACGCCCATGCGCCCCGGCCACCTCCTGATCGCTTGCCCTAGTTAAATCTAGTGCATCGCGCGACCCTGAGCGCGCAGGTGAGCGAGGTTAGCTTGCCGGCCGGAAGCGCGGAAGCGCGCCGCTCTCGCCGGCGGGGCTGAAGACCACCTCGACCGCGTCACCGACCTGCAACGCGCCGGGGTCGGCATCAACAATGTTGGTCATGACCCGCGGTCCCTCGTCGAGCTCGACGTACGCGAGGACGTACGAGCCGATTCCGGCGTAGTCGCCCATGCCCTTGCTGACCTCGGTGAAGGAGTAGACGGTGCCGCGCCCGGTGGCCTCGGTCATCTCCAGCTGGTCGCTGTGGCAGGCCGGGCAGAGGGCGCGCGGGGACCAGATGGCCTGGCCGCACGCCCCGCAGCGCTGCACGAGCAGGGTGCCTTCCTTGGTCGCGGCCCAGAACTGCTCGGTGTCGGGGTTGACGATCGGCTCAGGGGCCGGAAGCTGCGTGCTCATCGTGACTAGTCCCTTCCCAGGATGATGGTGGCGCTGCCCGAACGGGTGCCGAGCGAGCCGCCGGTGCCGTGCGCGAGCGCGATCTCGCAGTCCGGCACCTGCACGGCCTCGTGCGCTTCACCGCGGAGCTGGCGCACCGCCTCGATCACCTTGGTGATCCCGCCGCGGTTGGTCGGGTGGTTGTTGCAGAGCCCGCCGCCGTCGGTGTTGAAGGGCAGCTTGCCGTACGGCGCCTCGAGCGCACCGTCCATGACGAACTTGCCGCCCTCGCCCTTGGCGCAGAAGCCGAGGTCCTCGATCGTCTCCAGGACGGTGATCGTGAACGAGTCGTAGATCGAGGCGTAGTCGATGTCGTCGGTAGTGACGCCGGCCTGCTCGAACGCGCGGGGTCCAGACCAGCGCGCCCCGGTGTAGGTGAGGTCGACGTTGCCGTGATCAGGCGTCTTCAGCGCCTCGCCGTGGCCAAGCAGCGAGACGCTGTGCCGCGACAGGCCCTTGGCGACGTCCGGGCTGACGACGATGACCGCTCCCCCACCGTCGGTGACCACACAGCAGTCCAGGCGGTGCAGCGGGCTGGAGACCATCGGCGAGTCGAGCACCTCCTCGACAGTGACCTCCTTCGGCAGGAACGCCTCGGGGTTGTGGCTGGCGTGCTTGGAGGCGGCGACCTTGATCATGGCCAGCTGCTCGCTGGTGGTGCCGTACTCGTACATATGCCGCGTCGCGGCGAGCGCGTAGCCGGACGGGGTGGTCAGCCCATAGACATTCTCGAACGAGTACTCCGGAGCGTTGGGTCGCGGCGCGCCGGCGACCGCGCCGCCGGTGCGGGGCTTGCCGCCCAGGGTGATGAGCGCGACGGAGCACTTGCCGGCGGCGATCGCGGCGGCGGCGTGACCGACCTGGGCGACCGGCGAGCACCCGCCCATCTCGGTGGTGTCGATGTAGGACAGGCCGGTCAGTCCCATGTAGTCGGCGATGGACACCGAGCCGAAGCCGGGTGCATCGCCGGAGCAGAAGAAGCCGTCGACGTCCTCGAAGCTCAGCCCCGCGTCGGCCAGCGCCCCGGCCGCCGACCGCGCGTGGATGGCGGCGTGCGAGACGTCGGGTAGGTGTCGCCCCGGAAGCTCGTAGACTCCAGCGATCTTGGCCCCGCTCGATGCTGTCGGCATCCGCACTCCTCACCACGTAGTTAGCCTTGCTAACAAGTTAGTACTACGTGAGCCCGGCGATGTGCAACCTCATCTCACTACGCCCGGAGCGCGTCGAGAATGCGTGTGGCGTTCGGACCCTGGGGTACGCCGTGCAGGATCAACGTTGACAGGCAGGTCGGGCGCCACTTCTGCTCGAAGTCCTCGATGATCTTCTCCGCCGGCCCGATCAAGGCGACGTCCTCGACCATCGCGGTGGGTACGGCGGCGATCGCGTCCGAGGCACGCCCGGACAGATACAGCGACTGCAGCTCATCGACGGTCTCACCCCAGCCCATCCGCACGAAGACGTCCTTGTGGAAGTTGGCCGACTTCGCCCCCATCCCTCCGGCGTACAGCGCGATAGCGGGCCTGAGATGTGAGGCCGCGCGGTCCACGTCATCGTCCTCGACGATCCACATCATGGAGGCGACCTCGAACGTCTCCAGGGAGGTATGCCGGGCACCGTCGCGTCCGAAACCGTCGGCCAGAGCCGCCCGATAGAACTCGTCGGCCTTCGGGGAGAACCACAGCGGAATCCAGCCGTCGGCGATCTCCGCGGCGAGCGCGACGTTTTTCGGGCCTTCGGCGCCGAGCAGCACCGGAATGTCGGCGCGCAGCGGGTGCACGGTCGAGCGCAGCGGCTTGCCGAGACCGGCCCCGCCGTCGTACGGCAGCTGGTAGTGCCGACCGGAGTAGGTGACCGGCTCCTCGCGCCGCCAGACCGCACGCATGATGTCGACGTACTCGCGGGTGCGCTCCAACGGCCGCGGATACGGCTGGCCGTACCAGCCCTCGACGACCTGGGGCCCGGATGCACCGATGCCAAGGACCATCTTTCCGCCGGACAGATGATCGAGGGTGAGCGCGGCCATCGCCAGTGCCGTGGGGGTGCGAGCCGACATCTGACAGACCGACGTACCCAGGCGCATGCCACCCGCCGACTCGCGAGATCCCCACCAGGACAGCGGAGTCAGCGCGTCCGAGCCGTATGCCTCGGCGGTCCAGAGGCTCTCCAACCCCGCCTCGGCGGCGAGCTCCAGCTGACGTTCGATGCCCTCGGGCGGTCCTGCCGACCAGTACCCCGCGCCCAGTCCGATTCGCATGTCTGCCTCCGCCTTTCGCCGTACCGCTCACTCTACGGACGAGCGCGACCTGGGATAATCGCCCGCATGCCCGCCGACGTCGTACGCCGTGCCCGCAGTGCGGTGGCCGTCGGCGTCCTGCTGCTCACCGCCGCCTGCACCTCATCGACGCCACCCGACCGGCCCGCTCCGCCGCAGGTCCGCGCGAGCACCGGAGAGTTCACCGGTGGTACGCCGGCCGCAGATCCCGATGCGGACTACGTGCTGACCGGGACCGGGCCGCACGTGGAAGAGATCAACCCGTCCTTCTCCGCCCAGCTCGGCGACTACGTCGTGACCGGCACCTTCCCGACCACCGACAACCAGGTCGAGTCCACCACCGACCGCATGCGGGTGAGCGTGGTCAACGTCGAGACCGGCGAGCTGCGCTGGCTGCAGATCCCGACGTCTCGCAACAAGAAGTCGGTCAAGGCCGACGATGGCTCGCCCGGCGGCGCCGACGTTTCGGACCTCTGCGCCACGACGTACGACGGCGAGCAGGTGCTCTACGGGATCTCCGCACTTCCCTACAAGGGCTGGGATGTCGATGAGTACGGCGAGTTCCCGATGCTGTTTCGGCTGCGCGCCGACGGCAACGAGGTCGTCTATCGCGGCGAGGACATCTCGACGTACGCCGGGCTTCGCGGTGCGGCCGCCAACCCAGCTCTGGCCGATGAGTACTTGCCGATGAAAACCGGCGAGCCGGTCGCCAGTGCCGGGCTCGTTGAGTGCGCGTCGCTGCCCAATGGTTCGCTTGCCGTCGCGCAGTACTACCCGCGCGAGGGATCGCGCAGCGGCCAGGTGGTCGTCTTCGACTCGGCCGGATCGCTGGTCGCTGGGGTCGCGTTGCCGGACTACACCGCCGTCGACGGCGGTGTCGTCGACGAGATGCTCCCGCGCGACATCGTCGCTGCCCCTGAGCCGATCGGCTCTCAGGCCTACATCTCCGTGGTGTCAGACGCTTTTGCACCTGACGGCACTGCGTTGCCGTTTCCGGTGACCGAGATTGCCTATGACACAACGGATGCGGCGCTGACTGTGCAGGCCGGACCGTTCGTCGCCTCGGCCGGTCACCGCTCCAACCGTTCGGCGTACTCGACGAGCGGTGACCTTTACGTGCCGGTGACCGTGGCCGACCCCAACGACGAGCAGTCGGTCTGGACAAGTGCTGGCGTGGCGGTCTATCCGCGGTCGTTGCTCGACGCTCAGCAGCCGAGCAGCTCGGTAGAAGCCCTTGCGCCGCAGCGGTTCTTCGGCGGAACAGGGAATCTCAGTGTCGACGTCCAGGTGCTCGAGGATGCCGGATTGGTCGTCGATGTCGACTACCGGGGAGGTGTGACGGCGTACCGCATGAGCGACGGTCAGGCGTGCGCCGCGCTCACCCCCGACCTTCCGGCGGAGCTGGCGGCGAGCGGCGCGCAGCTTCAGGCGATCGTGAAAGGCACCTACGACGCCGAGCGCGACTACCTGTGGCTGCCGATGAACGTCACGGCCGAGGATGGCGCGAGTGTGCCGCAGATCTACGGCGTCAACACCGCGCGCCTGGCCGCCACCTGTGGCACCTAGCTGGACTTCTTGCGCTGGTAGCGGAAGAGGCACTCCTGCGAGAACGACGCAACCAGGTAGCCGTCACCGTCAAAGACCGAGCCGGTAAACAGCCCGCGACCGCCACCGGTGCGCCGCGGCAGGTAGTTGAACAGGTGCCATTGCGACATGTCCGGGATGCGGTGGATCCAGACCGTGTGGTCGATCGTGGACAAGAAGCCGACCTCAGGAGTGCGCACCTTGACCAGCCCGCTACCGCCATCGGTCAGATAGACCAGTGCGGCTGCGTTGAGGACCGGGTCGGTGCCGAGCTCGGCCGTGGTGCGGGCCCAGAAGTTCTGCGGCCACGTGCGCATCGGTCCCTCGTTGGGCGCCTCGCGCATCTCGACTGAGTGCAGCCGGCCCGACTCGAACACGTCGAGGTCTTCGGGCCGCCCGATCTCGACCGGGTCGACCATCTGGTTTTCCGGGCCTTCGTTTTCGGCGTGGAAGGAGACGGTGCAGTTGAAGATGACCTTGCCTTCCTGCACCGCGATCACCCGACGTGAGGAAAACGAGCCGCCGTCGAAGTCGTTGGCGACGTGGAAGACGACCTGCTTGGCCGGGTCACCGCCGCGCAGGAAGTAGCAATGCATCGAGTGCGGCGTGCGGCCTTCGGGCGCCGTACGAGCCGCGGCGACCAGAGCCTGGGCAGCGACCTGACCGCCATAGAGCGGGCGCTCCTCGGTGAAGAGGTACGTCGACCGGTAAAGGCCGGTGTCGATCGTTTCTAGCGCAAAGAGGTCGGCGAGGTGATCAAGGCTCATGGGCCATGACGTTAGCGGGCGAGGCGGCGGACGCCGGTGCGGGCCTCCAGCAGCTCGCGCTGGCCACCAGAGTGCACGACGTATGGCTCGTCGACAGTGAGCTGGGTGCGGTGGGCGCGCAGCGCGTCGAACACGACCGGCATCGCCTCGGGCGCCTCGAACCACTCGGCGTCCTGCGCCTGCGGGTCATCGACGAGTACGGCGAAAGCCACGCCGGTCTTAGCCGCGGCGTCGCGCGCAACCTCGTGCATCCGGATGTGGTCGGGGTGGCCGTAGCCGCCACCAGAGTCATAGCTGAGCACGAGATCGGGTTGCTCATGCGCGATCAACGCGGCCAGGTCGGCGACCGCCTCGGCGGGATCGGCCGAGGTAAACGACTGCGGCGACGCGGTTTCGGCGGGTCCGGCGAGCCCGTCGCGGATCCAGCGCATGCCGGAGTCCTCGTAGCGGCGTTCGGGCAGTCCGTCGGCGCGCGCGGGCGAGGTGCCCAGGAAGTAGCTGCGGGCGATGCCCAGCGTCTGGGCCGCCTGCGCGAGCTCGGCCTCGCGCTGCGTGACTAACTCAGGGCTCCCTGCCAGGTGGGACAGCGGTCCGGCAACGACCTCGCCTTGCTCACCGCGCGCTGCGGTGACCAACACGATCTCGACGCCGCGACGTGCGAGCTGCACGAGCAGCGAACCTCCGGCAAGGCTCTCGTCGTCGGGATGCGCGTGCGCGACCAACAACCGGCGTACGCCGTCGAAGACGCTCACCGGACTCCGGCCGTCTGCCGCTCGCTCACCAGCCCGCCGAAGATCTCCTCCAGCCGCCGGCCGACCCACTGCCAGTCAAACCGCTCGGCGTGCGCACGCGCCATCCGCCCGAGCGAGGCGAGAGCAGCGGAATCACGCATCAAAGCGGCGATCTCGGCGCCCCAGACCTGCGGATCGCGCGTCGGCAGCAGCCGGCCGCTGCGCCCGTCAGCAATCGCCTCCGGCAGCCCGCCGGCCGGCGTCGCCAGCGTCGGCGTACCGCTCGCGGCCGCCTCCAGTGCCACCAGCCCGAAGGTCTCGGAGTACGACGGAAGCAGCAGCAGGCGGGCGCCTCGCAGGGTGCGCGCCAGCTCAGCGCGTGACTGGGGGCCGATGAAGCTGACCTGACCGTGCAGGCCGAGCTCGGCGACGAGTGCATCGAGCTCACGTCGATAGCCGGCGAAGTCGACCGACGTGTCACCGACGATGACCAGGTGCGGGCGGATCGCCTCCGGTACGGCGGCGACCGCACGCAGCGCGAGGTCCGGGGCCTTCAGCGGCTGGAGCCGCGCGGCGAAGACGACATATCCGCGCTCGTCGGCACCGCCCGGGGTCCACAGCGCCTCACCTGCCCGTCGCGGACGAAAGAGTCTCGAGTCGACACCGGGCGGAACGACCGTGACACGATCCGGCGAGGCGCCGCAGCGTTCGATGACCGTGCGCGCCTCGGCCTTGCTGATGGTGAGCACCAGGTCGGACTCCTGCGCCAGCCGCGCTTCTGCTGCCAGACGACCCGGCGACTCCGGCGGCTCACCGGCCGACAGATCAGCACCCACCGGCGCGGCCAGCGAGTGAAACGACTGCACATGCGGGATCGCCAGCCGCTGGCACATATCAATGGCAGCGGCGCCAGACATCCAGTGCTGCGAGCAGACCACGTCCCAGCGGCCCAGCTGAGCCAGCGCCGCGGCGAACTGCGGGATGAACGCCTCTTGAGCGCTCTTCGCGACACGCACCGGCGGACCCACGTCGAGGTGGCGCAGCAGGACGCCGTCTTCAAGTTCGAGCACAGCCGGCGTACGCCGATCGGTGCGCCGGGTGATCATCTCCACCTGGTGACCGCGCCGCGCGAGCGCGGTGGCCTGGGCGCGCTCGACAACGTTCATGCCGCCGGCATCACCCGAGCCGGGCATATCGTCCGGCGAGGTGTGCAGCGACACGAAGCCGATGCGCATGGTGGATTCACTCACCCGTGCACTGTACGTCAGTTGAGCGTTCAACAGATGCCGGTCCGATCCAGAACGCGCGGGGTGTCGGTCACTGCGGACGACCGCCCAGGCGACCGGTCAGGCGGCTGGTCAGCTCACGCGCAGCGCGGCGTACGGCATCGACGATGGCCGGCGGCGCGGGCTGCTGCTCGCGGAAGGTCGCAGCGACGGCCGCGACCGGCTGACCGGTGCGGTCGGTCGCGTGTGCAGCCACCGTCGACCAGCGCTCGCTCACCTCCCCGTGCTCCTCAGCGTGGCCCCGGGCGCGGACATCGCGCAGCTCGCGAAGCAGCGCCGGCACCGACTTCGGGCCGGCGCCGGTCCGGTCGACAAACGCCGCAGCGGTCGGAAAGAGGGCGCGGATTTGGGCATCCGGGAGATGCGCGAGCAGCGACCGACCGCTGGCAGTCAGGTGCGCGGGCAACCGCACGTCGATGTCGGTCACGAGCCGGTGGGCCCCGGGCGGACGCTCCTCGATGAGATAGATGACTTCCCGACCATGCAGCACGGCTAGGTGTCCGGTGCGTCCGGTCGTCTCGACGAGCCGCGCGAGCACGGGGCGAGCCAGGCGCGTGAGCGGGTCCTGGCGCAGGTAGGCCGAGCCGATCTCGAACGCCGAGACGCCGAGCCAGTAGCGCTGCTCCTCGGGGAGGTGAGTCACGAATCCGTGCTCCTGCATCGCCCGCAGTAGGTGATACAGCGACGAGCGCGGGATTCCGAGCGCCTCGGCGATCCGCCCAGCGGTCACCGGCTGGGCCTGCGCAGCCAGAAACCGCAGCACCTCCAGCGTCCGGCTCGCTCCCGGCACCTGATCGCCCACGCGTCCGAGTCTGACATATCAGACACTTCGTGCGGATCGGACTCGCGATGGCTGTCGTGCTCGGCCACGATCGACCCATGGCGCATGTGAACTCTCTCGCTATCGACCCTGTCGAGCTCGGCACCGGTCCACTCACCGACGAGCAGGTCGTCGCCGTTGCCCGTGACGGTGCGCAGGTCGGCCTGGCGCCGGATGCGCTCTCCGCGATCGACGCGTCACGCGCCGTCGTCGAGCGCCTCGCCGACGACCCCATCGCGCACTACGGCATCTCCACCGGCTTTGGTGCCCTCGCCACCCGGCACATCCCGGTGCAGGCTCGTGAGCAGCTGCAGCGCAGCCTGGTCCGCTCTCACGCCGCCGGCAGTGGCGAGCCGGTCGAACGCGAGGTCGTGCGAGCGATGATGCTGCTGCGCCTGTCGACGATGGCGACCGGGCGCACCGGCGTACGCCGAACGACAGCCGAGATCTACGCGGGCATGCTCAACGCCGGGATCACGCCCGTCGTCCGCGAGTTCGGCTCGCTGGGCTGCTCCGGCGACCTCGCTCCCCTCTCCCACTGCGCGCTCGCCGCGATGGGAGAAGGAGAGGTGCACGACGCCGACGGTGTACGCCGACCTGCCGACGAGGCACTGCGAGACGCAGGCCTGGAGCCGGTCACCTTCGGCGAGAAGGAAGGCCTGGCGCTTATCAACGGCACCGACGGAATGCTCGGCATGCTGCTGCTCGCGCTGCACGACCTGCGGCAGCTCGTCGACACCGCGGACCTAGCGGCGGCGATGAGCGTCGAAGGGCAGCTCGGCACCGATGCCGTCTTCGCCGCCGACCTGCAGGCGTTGCGGCCGCATCCGGGACAAGCCGAAAGCGCGGCCAACCTACGCACTTTCCTTGCAGAGTCGGGAATTATGGCCAGCCACCGCGACCCGGCGTCGTGCACGCGTGTGCAGGACGCGTACTCGCTGCGCTGCGCGCCGCAGGTGCACGGCGCGGTCCGCGACACCATCGCGCACGCCCAGTCGGTCGCCGAGCGCGAGCTGGCCAGCGCTATCGACAACCCGGTCATCACCCTCGATGACCGGGTCGAGTCCAACGGCAACTTCCACGGTGCCCCAGTGGGGTACGTGCTTGACTTCCTCGCGATCGCGGTTGCCGACCTCGCCTCGATCAGCGAACGGCGCACCGACCGGTTCCTCGACGTCGCCCGCAACCACGGGCTTCGCCCGTTCCTCGCCGATGACCCCGGCGTCGACTCCGGGCTGATGATCGCGCAGTACACGCAGGCGGCCATCGTCTCGGACCTCAAGCGGCTCGCCGCGCCGGCCAGCGTCGACTCGATCCCCAGCAGCGCCATGCAGGAAGACCACGTCTCGATGGGCTGGAGCGCCGCTCGCAAGCTGCGGCGTGCGATTGACGGGCTTCGTCGGGTGGTCGCGATCGAGCTGCTCACCGCCGCCCGCGCGCTGGACCTTCGCGCCCCGCTACAGCCCGCGCCTGCGACCGCCGCTGCCGTCGCGGCGCTGCGCGAGTACGGCGTACCCGGTCCCGGTCCGGACCGCTATCTCGCCCCCGCCATCGACCTCGCCGTCTCCGCCGTCGCCGATGGCACCGTGCTCGAGGCCGCCAAGAAGGCCACCGGCTGAGCTGCGGCTCGCCAGAACGAAAGGAAAGTCCCATGGAAGGTGCCCGTCCCGTCCGCGCCGCGCGAGGTCCCGAGCTGACCGCCGGCTCCTGGCAGACCGAAGCCCCGATGCGGATGCTGATGAACAACCTCGACCCGGAGGTCGCCGAGCGACCCGACGACCTCGTCGTCTACGGCGGCACCGGCCGGGCGGCTCGCGACTGGCCGAGCTTCGATGCGTTGGTCCGCACGCTCAGCACGCTTGCTGACGACGAGACGATGCTCGTGCAAAGCGGCCGACCCGTCGGCGTGTTTCGCACGCACGAGTGGGCGCCGCGCGTCATCATCGCCAACTCCAACCTCGTCCCGGACTGGGCCAACTGGGAAGAGTTCCGGCGCCTCGAGCAGCTCGGCCTGACGATGTACGGGCAGATGACCGCTGGATCGTGGATCTACATCGGCACCCAGGGCATCCTGCAGGGCACCTACGAGACGTTCGCGGCGATCGCCGACAAGCGCTTCGGCGGTTCGCTCGCCGGCACGTTGACGCTCACCGCGGGATGTGGCGGCATGGGCGGCGCGCAGCCGCTCGCCGTGACGTTGAACGAGGGGGTATGCCTCATCGTCGACGTCGACCGGTCGCGCCTGGAACGCCGCGCCGGCAAGCGCTATCTGGACGTTGTCGCTGACTCCCTCGACGAGGCGGTCGAAAAGTGCCTGCAGGCCAAGGAATCTAAGACGCCGCTGTCGGTCGGCGTCGAAGGCAACGCGGCGGAGATATTCCCCGAGCTGCTACGTCGCGGCGTACCCATCGACATCGTCACCGACCAGACATCGGCGCACGATCCGCTCTCCTACCTCCCCGACGATGTCGCCTTTGCCGACTGGCACGAGTACGCCGAACGAAAGCCAGAGGACTTCACCGAGAAGTCTCGCGCGGCGATGGCCAAGCACGTCGAAGCGATGGTCGGTTTCCAGGACGCCGGAGCCGAAGTCTTCGACTACGGCAACTCGATCCGCGACGAGGCACGCAAGGGCGGATTCGACCGCGCCTTCGCCTTTCCCGGCTTCGTGCCGGCGTACATCCGGCCGCTGTTTTGTGAAGGCAAGGGACCGTTTCGCTGGGTCGCTCTATCCGGGGATCCGGAAGACATCGCGGTCACCGACCAGGCGATCCTCGAGCTGTTTCCCGCGGACGAGAAGCTGCGTCGCTGGATTGCCGCGGCAGGTGAGCGGGTGGAGTTCGAGGGTCTGCCGGCGCGCATCTGCTGGCTCGGCTACGGCGAACGCCACCGCGCCGGGCTGCGCTTTAACGAGCTGGTGGCCGAGGGCAAGCTCAAAGGACCGATCGTGATCGGCCGCGACCACCTCGACTGTGGCTCCGTCGCCTCGCCGTACCGCGAGACCGAGGCGATGTCCGACGGCTCGGATGCCATCGCCGACTGGCCACTGCTGAACGCGATGCTCAACACCGCCTCCGGTGCCACGTGGGTGTCGCTGCACCACGGCGGCGGCGTCGGCATCGGCCGCTCCATGCACGCCGGCCAGGTATGCGTCGCCGACGGCACCGACCTTGCGGCACAGAAGATCGAGCGGGTGCTGACCAACGACCCTGGAATGGGTGTGATCCGGCACGTCGACGCGGGCTATGACCTCGCCGCCGAGGTCGCCGAAGAACGCGGAGTGCGGATCCCCATGCGGGAGCAGTCGTGAGCACGCCGGAACTGCACGGGCAGCGCGCCTCGGTCATCGAGCGGCGCTCGATCGACGTCGTGCCGGACGCCGAGCGCCACGGAACACCGCTCAACCAGTTCACCTTGTGGTTCGGCGCCAACATGCAGATCACCGCGGTCGTCGACGGCGCCCTTGCAGTGGTCTTCGGCGCCGACGCGCTGTGGGCGATCATCGGCTTGCTGATCGGCAACCTGGCCGGCGGCGCCGTCATGGCGCT
The nucleotide sequence above comes from Epidermidibacterium keratini. Encoded proteins:
- the hutH gene encoding histidine ammonia-lyase, yielding MAHVNSLAIDPVELGTGPLTDEQVVAVARDGAQVGLAPDALSAIDASRAVVERLADDPIAHYGISTGFGALATRHIPVQAREQLQRSLVRSHAAGSGEPVEREVVRAMMLLRLSTMATGRTGVRRTTAEIYAGMLNAGITPVVREFGSLGCSGDLAPLSHCALAAMGEGEVHDADGVRRPADEALRDAGLEPVTFGEKEGLALINGTDGMLGMLLLALHDLRQLVDTADLAAAMSVEGQLGTDAVFAADLQALRPHPGQAESAANLRTFLAESGIMASHRDPASCTRVQDAYSLRCAPQVHGAVRDTIAHAQSVAERELASAIDNPVITLDDRVESNGNFHGAPVGYVLDFLAIAVADLASISERRTDRFLDVARNHGLRPFLADDPGVDSGLMIAQYTQAAIVSDLKRLAAPASVDSIPSSAMQEDHVSMGWSAARKLRRAIDGLRRVVAIELLTAARALDLRAPLQPAPATAAAVAALREYGVPGPGPDRYLAPAIDLAVSAVADGTVLEAAKKATG
- the hutU gene encoding urocanate hydratase, with the translated sequence MEGARPVRAARGPELTAGSWQTEAPMRMLMNNLDPEVAERPDDLVVYGGTGRAARDWPSFDALVRTLSTLADDETMLVQSGRPVGVFRTHEWAPRVIIANSNLVPDWANWEEFRRLEQLGLTMYGQMTAGSWIYIGTQGILQGTYETFAAIADKRFGGSLAGTLTLTAGCGGMGGAQPLAVTLNEGVCLIVDVDRSRLERRAGKRYLDVVADSLDEAVEKCLQAKESKTPLSVGVEGNAAEIFPELLRRGVPIDIVTDQTSAHDPLSYLPDDVAFADWHEYAERKPEDFTEKSRAAMAKHVEAMVGFQDAGAEVFDYGNSIRDEARKGGFDRAFAFPGFVPAYIRPLFCEGKGPFRWVALSGDPEDIAVTDQAILELFPADEKLRRWIAAAGERVEFEGLPARICWLGYGERHRAGLRFNELVAEGKLKGPIVIGRDHLDCGSVASPYRETEAMSDGSDAIADWPLLNAMLNTASGATWVSLHHGGGVGIGRSMHAGQVCVADGTDLAAQKIERVLTNDPGMGVIRHVDAGYDLAAEVAEERGVRIPMREQS